The Legionella cincinnatiensis genome includes a region encoding these proteins:
- a CDS encoding 6,7-dimethyl-8-ribityllumazine synthase, translated as MNQPLFSSTILFHLESSLSLIKNMSSAKILIVWSNYYEELAEKQLASCLNLLKASEYEYQVETVNAGTYEIPAVIQYYHSHNPFDGYIPLSLLLKGKTDHYEFIWEHVKECFIQFAMKGLMIGNGIISAPSMKLLQERVENGERVREAFQAITYLIQLTKNKC; from the coding sequence TTGAATCAGCCTCTGTTTTCGAGTACCATTCTGTTTCATTTAGAGTCTTCATTAAGTTTAATTAAAAATATGTCTAGTGCTAAAATTCTTATTGTTTGGTCCAATTATTACGAAGAGCTTGCTGAAAAACAATTAGCCAGTTGCTTAAATTTGTTAAAAGCATCTGAATATGAATACCAAGTTGAAACAGTAAATGCCGGAACTTATGAAATTCCAGCTGTCATTCAGTATTATCATAGTCATAATCCATTTGATGGTTACATTCCCTTAAGCTTATTACTCAAAGGAAAAACGGATCATTACGAGTTCATTTGGGAGCATGTAAAAGAATGCTTTATTCAATTTGCTATGAAGGGTTTAATGATTGGTAATGGTATTATTTCCGCTCCTAGTATGAAATTATTACAGGAACGTGTTGAAAATGGCGAAAGAGTGAGGGAAGCGTTCCAAGCAATTACGTACCTCATACAACTGACAAAGAATAAATGTTAA
- a CDS encoding beta-ketoacyl-ACP synthase III — MPAVKIIGMGRYLPRNKVFSTELDTKLNLPIGSVQKKSGLISRHFVSADETTSYMGAQAALMAMQQANINLTDIDAIIGACGVGEQPIPCTSALIQKQLGLEQSGIACFDVNSTCLSFVSALDIASYLIEGGRFKRILIVSSDIASIGLNWQDMETCTIFGDGAAACVVEKSDGTSRILSSHHETHSIGSTYCQVEAGGTRLPAKDPLKKVEQGLFYMEGKRVFKLASKLLDSLMENLFNKAKVSMSDINWFIPHQASMLAMHHIQKRLNIPSEKFVSIYPYHGNQIAASIPTALSTLIDTKQLQRGQLILLMGTGAGLAAGGIILEY, encoded by the coding sequence ATGCCCGCAGTAAAAATCATTGGAATGGGCCGCTATTTACCCAGAAACAAAGTTTTTTCTACTGAGTTAGATACTAAACTTAATTTGCCCATAGGAAGCGTACAAAAAAAATCCGGCCTTATTTCCCGTCATTTTGTTTCTGCAGATGAAACAACTTCTTATATGGGTGCCCAAGCAGCATTAATGGCAATGCAACAAGCAAATATCAACCTCACAGACATTGATGCCATCATTGGCGCCTGTGGTGTCGGAGAGCAACCCATTCCCTGTACCTCTGCTTTAATTCAAAAACAACTGGGACTAGAACAATCGGGTATTGCATGTTTTGATGTGAATAGCACTTGTTTAAGTTTTGTAAGCGCCTTGGATATTGCGTCTTATTTAATTGAAGGAGGTCGCTTTAAGCGCATTCTTATTGTTTCCAGTGATATTGCTTCAATCGGACTCAATTGGCAGGATATGGAAACCTGTACTATTTTTGGTGACGGTGCTGCCGCTTGTGTAGTTGAAAAAAGTGATGGAACGAGTCGAATTTTATCGTCACACCATGAAACCCACAGTATTGGTTCTACTTACTGCCAAGTTGAAGCAGGAGGTACTCGCTTACCGGCAAAAGATCCACTCAAAAAAGTGGAACAAGGCTTATTTTACATGGAGGGTAAAAGAGTATTCAAATTGGCATCAAAATTATTAGATAGCCTTATGGAGAATCTTTTTAACAAAGCCAAGGTAAGTATGAGTGATATAAATTGGTTTATTCCACATCAAGCCAGTATGCTTGCCATGCATCATATTCAAAAAAGATTGAATATTCCATCAGAAAAATTTGTTTCTATCTATCCTTATCATGGAAATCAAATAGCAGCTTCTATACCTACTGCCTTAAGTACGCTGATTGACACCAAACAATTGCAACGTGGACAATTGATTCTTTTAATGGGTACTGGCGCTGGTTTGGCTGCTGGCGGAATTATTTTGGAGTATTAA
- a CDS encoding NAD-dependent epimerase/dehydratase family protein: MLCVVTGATGCLGINLTKRLRAEGQDVIALGRNEQLGKMISQTGARFIAVDLQDKVTLKKIAKDAQTIFHCAALSSPWGRYKEFYNANVLGTQHVIEATPENARLVHVSSPSIYFNFTEQHNIMENALLPNKPANYYVKTKLIAESLIDKAYQQKKLKVITLRPRAIFGPYDRAILPRLLQNEKNGTLPIIGDGNNLIDVSYVENVVDSLLLAAQADEQFCGKKYNITNDDPQTLLTIISTLFNALEKPFTPKFVPYSIAKIYASCMERIYSLPFVLKEPLLTKYSAAVLYFGQTLNIDAAKKDLGYQPQISITQGIERFAQWYQPS, translated from the coding sequence ATGCTTTGTGTGGTTACTGGTGCAACAGGATGTCTCGGAATAAATCTAACCAAACGTTTGCGAGCAGAAGGTCAAGATGTCATCGCCTTAGGGCGCAATGAACAGCTTGGTAAGATGATTAGCCAAACAGGCGCACGCTTTATTGCTGTTGATTTGCAAGACAAAGTGACTTTAAAAAAAATAGCCAAAGATGCCCAGACAATCTTTCATTGCGCAGCACTTTCCAGTCCTTGGGGGCGTTATAAGGAATTTTATAACGCAAATGTATTGGGGACACAACATGTAATTGAGGCAACTCCAGAAAATGCACGCTTGGTGCATGTTTCCTCCCCAAGTATCTATTTTAATTTTACAGAACAGCATAATATTATGGAAAATGCGCTCTTACCTAATAAACCAGCCAACTATTATGTCAAAACCAAATTAATAGCCGAATCTTTGATTGATAAAGCTTATCAACAAAAAAAGCTTAAGGTCATTACTTTGCGCCCCAGGGCTATTTTTGGTCCATATGATCGTGCGATTTTACCGCGCTTATTACAGAATGAAAAAAACGGTACTCTCCCCATTATTGGGGATGGAAATAATTTAATTGATGTTAGCTATGTCGAAAATGTAGTGGACAGCTTGCTCCTGGCAGCTCAAGCCGACGAACAATTTTGCGGCAAAAAATACAATATCACGAATGATGATCCTCAAACCTTACTGACGATTATTTCCACTCTTTTTAATGCACTGGAAAAACCGTTTACGCCCAAATTTGTCCCCTATTCCATTGCAAAAATATATGCTAGTTGTATGGAAAGAATCTATAGTCTACCGTTTGTGCTTAAAGAGCCCCTCTTAACTAAATACAGTGCAGCAGTCTTATACTTTGGGCAAACTTTAAATATTGATGCTGCTAAAAAAGACTTGGGTTATCAACCGCAAATCAGTATCACCCAAGGGATAGAACGTTTTGCTCAGTGGTATCAACCATCATGA
- a CDS encoding MBL fold metallo-hydrolase, protein MIEYQLFEAGFCKHCERMTLKNGRFKQCEYPALCALIKHPQKGYILFDTGYSNRFYKLTQKFPFSIYRRLTPVVLQKSLKQQLEENQIQASEINAIVISHFHADHIGGLRDFPNAQFFCHPDAINGIRNKTRIKALLQGFLPDLLPKDFYERLTLLTNEVVLPSSLLPFTQGFDLFNDGQLIAISLPGHAKGQIGLYFKSVQETFLVADSCWHQEAFKELILPSNLTYLIHDNKEAYQETIKNLHQLFKNNQTMDIIPAHCQHIRARLLETKS, encoded by the coding sequence ATGATAGAATATCAATTATTTGAAGCAGGTTTTTGCAAGCATTGTGAACGAATGACTTTAAAAAATGGACGGTTTAAACAATGCGAATACCCAGCTCTTTGCGCTTTAATCAAGCATCCTCAAAAGGGTTATATTTTATTTGACACAGGTTATAGCAACCGATTCTACAAATTAACCCAAAAATTTCCATTTTCAATCTACCGACGTTTAACACCTGTGGTGTTACAAAAATCTCTGAAACAACAATTAGAAGAAAACCAAATTCAAGCATCAGAGATAAATGCCATTGTAATTTCACATTTTCATGCGGATCATATTGGTGGCTTAAGAGATTTTCCTAACGCTCAGTTTTTCTGTCATCCTGATGCAATAAATGGGATTCGCAACAAAACAAGAATAAAAGCTTTGCTTCAAGGATTTTTACCTGACCTATTACCTAAAGACTTTTATGAACGTTTAACTCTGTTAACCAATGAGGTAGTCCTTCCATCGAGTTTATTACCCTTTACTCAAGGTTTCGATCTGTTTAACGATGGGCAATTGATTGCTATATCTTTACCTGGTCATGCTAAAGGTCAAATTGGTCTGTATTTTAAATCAGTACAAGAAACCTTTCTGGTTGCAGATAGTTGTTGGCATCAAGAGGCTTTTAAGGAATTGATTCTCCCTAGTAATCTCACTTATTTAATTCATGATAATAAAGAAGCCTACCAAGAAACCATAAAAAATTTGCATCAGCTTTTTAAAAATAATCAAACAATGGACATTATTCCTGCTCATTGTCAACACATACGAGCTCGCCTTCTAGAGACTAAATCATGA
- a CDS encoding F390 synthetase-related protein has protein sequence MILRLLYYYFKTQFLRKRFNSREQLSTYQEKRFKKLVKKTLSKSPFYQDYLDKPLSEWPIINKKIMMEHFDEINTAGIKKDQALKLALTAENTRDFTALINNIAVGLSSGTSGHRGLFLASAKERDAWAGILLAKALPKGLKKKERIAFFLRANSKLYTNLSKSKKIQFYFFDLLDNFEKHIKRLNEIQPTILSAPTSVLLALTKEKHRLSITPEKIFAVAEVLEARDEKTISHTFKCQVSQVYQCTEGFLAISDKDNNQLLMNEEYLIIEKEWLDEKRFIPIITDLLRTTQPIIRYRLDDVLIEEKSDSVFTQLTGIEGRIGDICYATKNNKKLPIFADLIRQKMASFPFEFDDYTIQQHDLNSFSIQVTPDVPEKTALIAHLNEIFHAQNYDVPVWQWQPFIKKEFGAKNRRIQGLREIAGKW, from the coding sequence ATGATTTTACGGCTTTTATATTATTATTTTAAAACTCAATTTCTGCGAAAACGTTTTAATTCACGTGAACAATTATCGACTTACCAGGAAAAGAGATTTAAAAAATTAGTCAAAAAAACTTTATCCAAGTCCCCTTTTTATCAAGATTATTTGGACAAACCACTCAGTGAATGGCCGATTATCAACAAAAAGATAATGATGGAGCATTTTGATGAAATAAATACGGCAGGAATAAAAAAAGATCAGGCTTTAAAATTGGCTTTAACAGCAGAAAACACTCGTGATTTTACCGCTTTAATCAACAATATTGCTGTTGGTCTTTCTTCGGGTACTTCAGGACACCGAGGTCTATTTCTTGCCAGTGCAAAAGAGCGTGATGCTTGGGCTGGTATTTTATTAGCTAAAGCACTACCTAAAGGCTTAAAGAAAAAAGAACGTATTGCTTTTTTTCTCAGAGCAAATAGTAAACTCTATACGAACTTAAGTAAAAGTAAAAAAATTCAATTTTATTTTTTTGATTTACTCGATAATTTCGAAAAACATATTAAGCGTTTAAATGAAATTCAACCTACTATTTTGTCCGCCCCAACTTCTGTTTTATTAGCCTTGACGAAAGAAAAACACCGCCTATCAATTACTCCTGAAAAAATATTTGCCGTAGCTGAAGTTTTAGAGGCACGAGATGAAAAAACTATAAGCCATACTTTTAAGTGCCAAGTCTCTCAGGTTTATCAATGCACCGAAGGCTTTTTGGCAATTAGTGACAAAGACAATAACCAATTATTGATGAATGAAGAATATTTAATTATTGAAAAAGAATGGCTGGACGAAAAACGATTTATTCCAATTATCACCGATCTTTTACGTACTACTCAACCAATAATCCGCTATCGTTTGGATGATGTTCTCATCGAAGAAAAATCAGATAGCGTGTTTACGCAGCTGACTGGAATCGAAGGTCGCATAGGTGATATTTGTTATGCTACTAAGAACAATAAAAAACTGCCCATTTTTGCAGATCTCATTCGTCAGAAAATGGCTTCGTTTCCTTTCGAGTTTGATGATTACACCATTCAACAACATGATTTAAACTCATTTTCCATTCAGGTCACTCCTGATGTACCCGAAAAAACCGCTTTAATTGCCCATTTGAATGAAATATTTCACGCACAAAACTATGATGTACCCGTATGGCAATGGCAACCATTTATTAAAAAAGAATTTGGAGCAAAAAATCGCAGAATCCAAGGTTTACGGGAAATTGCAGGAAAGTGGTGA
- a CDS encoding phosphatase PAP2 family protein: MKLLEKYAYHILILYLPFSYRLIGMINNQFQLARTWNTTTILDELFNDFICYKGIWVFIYISYFLLMIFPVFLKKKERYLMARRVFLMSSFAHFCFLLFPTSTIRWSSTFLASPTLDHQLLSYIYSVDINTNCFPTLHAAHVLLISFYLSAEGKMKYLIYGLRGWAVLIALSTVVTRQHSVIDVVGAVLLAAIFYRVERHITSWNKKVNIEPLPKIN; the protein is encoded by the coding sequence ATGAAGTTACTTGAAAAGTATGCTTATCATATTTTAATTTTGTATCTCCCATTTAGTTATCGCCTAATTGGTATGATTAATAATCAATTTCAATTAGCGCGCACATGGAATACGACCACAATACTGGATGAGCTATTCAATGATTTCATTTGCTATAAAGGCATATGGGTTTTCATTTATATCAGTTACTTTCTTCTGATGATTTTTCCAGTTTTTCTCAAAAAGAAAGAGCGCTACTTAATGGCACGACGCGTATTTTTGATGAGTAGTTTTGCACATTTTTGCTTTCTTCTTTTTCCAACTTCTACGATCCGCTGGTCCTCAACTTTTTTGGCAAGCCCAACTTTAGATCACCAGCTGCTAAGCTATATTTATTCAGTGGATATCAATACCAATTGTTTCCCCACTCTTCATGCAGCACATGTACTGTTGATTTCCTTTTACTTAAGTGCAGAAGGCAAAATGAAATATCTTATCTATGGGCTGCGCGGGTGGGCGGTCCTTATCGCGCTCTCAACGGTGGTTACTCGTCAACATTCAGTTATCGATGTTGTTGGAGCAGTGCTCTTAGCTGCTATTTTCTATAGGGTTGAGCGACATATCACTTCATGGAATAAAAAAGTGAATATAGAGCCGCTACCCAAAATTAATTAA
- a CDS encoding efflux transporter outer membrane subunit translates to MILTLTLFLLSSCMVGPNYVPPKLVVPPQFKEAKDKKVIETKRKNWKPIKPQDDIERGEWWKIFNDPILNELEEQLYHYNQSIVSAEANFSQSLAIVDQARASLYPTLIGAGSVFRQRQAGGSTTIISSSGASEGTATTNIIPRATASTIYTGFLNANWEPDIWGLVRRTIEANLSLAESNEALIGVTRLSAQGALAQYYFELRALDKSQKYLNETVIAYQKLLQFTRNQYTSGVASRADVVQAQIQLETAQTSAINNGILRGQYEHAIAVLMGRPPAYFSLKPAILKLKPPPIPLQVPSEWLERRPDIAQAERLVQEASAFIGVAIAAYFPTLTLTGTTSAAGQSFHQLIHKPSISWSAGMQIAETILDGGYRAAGVRAAKEQYIAQVANYRQVVLNAFQDVEDNLIALRLLEQQSIVQDKQATDAIYALKLTKNQYKAGTLPYANILTAQISALAAEQAATQIDGLQMASAVSLIKALGGGWVANTALPPKIKNEKR, encoded by the coding sequence ATGATTTTAACTTTAACATTATTTCTTCTGTCATCATGTATGGTTGGTCCTAATTATGTTCCTCCAAAACTAGTGGTTCCACCTCAATTTAAAGAAGCCAAAGATAAAAAAGTAATAGAAACTAAGCGTAAAAATTGGAAACCTATTAAACCCCAGGATGATATAGAGCGAGGTGAGTGGTGGAAGATATTCAATGATCCCATATTAAATGAATTGGAAGAACAGTTGTATCATTACAACCAAAGCATTGTTAGTGCAGAAGCTAATTTCAGCCAGTCATTGGCCATTGTTGATCAAGCTCGCGCTAGTTTATATCCAACATTAATAGGCGCGGGTAGCGTATTTAGGCAGCGGCAAGCTGGGGGATCAACAACAATTATCAGCTCTTCTGGAGCTAGCGAAGGTACGGCAACGACAAATATTATTCCTAGAGCGACTGCATCAACCATTTATACTGGATTTTTGAATGCGAATTGGGAGCCCGATATTTGGGGTTTAGTTCGCCGAACTATAGAAGCAAATCTTTCCTTAGCCGAATCTAATGAAGCTTTAATTGGTGTGACACGTTTATCCGCTCAAGGTGCTTTAGCACAATATTATTTTGAGCTTCGCGCGTTGGATAAAAGTCAAAAATATTTAAATGAAACAGTAATTGCTTATCAAAAATTGTTACAGTTTACACGCAATCAATATACCTCTGGTGTTGCTTCTCGTGCCGATGTAGTTCAGGCGCAAATTCAGCTTGAGACAGCTCAAACTTCTGCAATTAATAATGGTATTTTACGAGGTCAATATGAGCATGCTATTGCCGTACTTATGGGAAGACCGCCTGCTTATTTTTCATTAAAACCAGCAATCTTAAAACTGAAACCGCCTCCCATTCCTCTTCAAGTCCCTTCTGAATGGCTGGAGCGCAGGCCGGATATTGCACAAGCAGAGCGTTTGGTGCAAGAGGCAAGTGCATTCATAGGTGTGGCTATTGCTGCTTACTTTCCCACTTTGACTTTGACAGGTACCACCAGTGCTGCAGGTCAGAGTTTCCATCAGTTGATTCATAAACCATCAATTAGTTGGTCTGCTGGCATGCAAATAGCAGAGACTATATTGGATGGTGGGTATCGTGCAGCAGGGGTACGTGCGGCAAAAGAACAATATATTGCTCAAGTTGCAAATTATCGCCAAGTAGTACTCAATGCATTTCAAGACGTTGAAGATAATCTTATTGCATTGCGTCTTCTGGAACAGCAAAGCATTGTGCAAGACAAACAAGCAACTGATGCAATCTATGCACTGAAGCTCACTAAAAATCAATATAAAGCAGGAACTTTACCTTACGCTAATATACTCACCGCTCAGATTAGCGCACTAGCAGCAGAACAAGCAGCAACGCAGATAGACGGGTTACAAATGGCATCCGCAGTGAGTTTAATTAAAGCATTAGGGGGCGGTTGGGTAGCAAATACAGCGTTACCTCCTAAAATAAAAAATGAAAAACGATAG
- a CDS encoding efflux RND transporter permease subunit: MNLSSLFIKKPIATILLALGLSFAGILAFDLLPVAPLPQIDFPTITVQAQLPGGSPETMATSVAAPLERQIGRIAGITQLTSSSTLGQTLIIVQFDLSRNIDGAARDIQAAINAAMSQLPTNLTNNPTYRKVNPADAPIMLLALTSDEFTPGQLYDVASTLLQQKILRIEGVGQVNVGGSSLPAVRVEINPTALNKYGIGLGQLGTIIAEANVNLAKGQLIHDQTVSVIKSNDQMLKASEYAPLIISYFNNQPVRLSDVAHVYDSVANVHTAGLANGKPAVLLVLFKQPGANVIKTVDRVREILPQLEASMPKNIQLNILMDRTSTIRTSLHDVELTLLISMCLVIFVTYLFLGSFRAMMIPGIAVPLSLLGTFAVMKLLNYSLDNLSLMALTISTGFVVDDAVVVLENISRHIALGKKPLQAAFDGSREIGFTVLSISISLIAVFIPILLMGGIVGRLFREFVVTLSIAILISLVISLTLTPMMCSRMLHENEGEQSNFFMRFTERVRLRYANGLHWALFHPRFMLVLMFATIILTVYLFIIIPKGFFPQQNTDRIAGTLRADQDISFHAMRKKLSQFVSKIKEDTAVANVAAFIGSGPGNNTTNTGTVFIMLKPPKANSPTSDQVVGRLRKELASISGATLYMQSAQDLTIGGRAAAAQFQYTVSADNLQDLAIWTPRIMEQLSKIHGIVDLNNDQLNHGLQTFVNVNHDTASRFGITPQQVDQVLYHAFGQSQISVMYMPMNQYYVVMNVAQKYWQYPSVLDEIYVKSSAGYEVPLSAFAEFKSGSTLLSVNHQGLAPAATFSFNLAPGSSLGGVVNKITTMVNKLNLPPTMRGAFQGTAQAFQESFANEKFLILTAILAVYIVLGMLYESLVHPITILSTLPSAGVGALLALLLFKSDLSIIALIGMILLIGIVKKNAIMMIDFALEAERLENKSPRDAIYEAALLRFRPIMMTTMAAILGAMPLIIGFGVGSELRRPLGIAIVGGLIMSQLLTLYTTPVIYLTMDTAGIRVRHFMKRLKLRGAYGHS, from the coding sequence GTGAATTTATCATCCTTATTTATTAAAAAACCTATAGCAACTATTTTGTTAGCATTAGGTTTAAGTTTTGCAGGAATTCTTGCCTTTGATTTATTGCCTGTAGCGCCATTACCTCAGATTGATTTTCCGACAATTACCGTACAAGCTCAGTTACCTGGAGGGAGCCCAGAAACCATGGCGACTTCGGTTGCTGCACCATTAGAACGACAGATAGGGCGAATCGCCGGGATTACTCAGCTTACTTCTTCGAGTACTTTAGGACAAACGCTCATTATTGTACAATTTGATTTGTCGCGTAATATTGATGGGGCAGCACGTGATATTCAAGCAGCAATTAATGCCGCAATGAGCCAGTTGCCTACAAATTTAACGAACAATCCTACCTATCGCAAGGTGAATCCTGCTGATGCACCGATTATGCTTCTCGCATTGACTTCAGATGAATTTACTCCAGGACAATTATATGATGTGGCATCGACTCTGTTACAACAGAAGATTTTGCGTATAGAGGGAGTAGGACAGGTCAATGTGGGGGGAAGTTCATTACCCGCAGTACGTGTTGAAATAAATCCCACTGCTTTAAATAAATATGGGATAGGACTAGGCCAATTAGGGACAATAATTGCAGAGGCTAATGTGAATTTGGCAAAGGGCCAACTAATTCATGATCAGACTGTCTCAGTAATTAAAAGTAATGATCAAATGCTTAAGGCATCAGAATATGCGCCACTGATTATTAGCTACTTCAATAATCAGCCTGTACGTCTCTCAGACGTAGCCCATGTCTATGATTCTGTTGCTAATGTACATACGGCGGGCTTAGCAAATGGAAAACCTGCAGTGCTCTTGGTTTTATTTAAACAACCAGGAGCGAATGTGATTAAAACTGTCGATCGGGTAAGAGAAATTTTACCGCAACTTGAGGCCTCTATGCCAAAGAACATCCAATTAAATATTTTAATGGATAGAACCTCAACAATTCGCACTTCATTGCATGATGTAGAGCTTACTTTACTTATTTCCATGTGTTTGGTTATTTTTGTAACGTACCTTTTTCTTGGCAGTTTCAGGGCAATGATGATCCCAGGTATAGCTGTTCCATTGTCTTTGCTTGGAACTTTTGCGGTTATGAAATTATTAAATTACAGTCTTGATAATTTATCGCTCATGGCTTTAACCATTTCTACAGGATTTGTGGTCGATGATGCTGTTGTGGTATTGGAAAACATTTCTCGCCATATAGCACTGGGTAAAAAACCATTACAAGCTGCTTTTGATGGCTCAAGAGAAATTGGTTTTACGGTACTTTCCATTAGTATTTCCTTAATTGCGGTATTTATTCCAATTTTATTGATGGGGGGAATTGTTGGTCGCTTATTTCGTGAATTTGTCGTAACGTTATCCATAGCAATACTGATTTCACTTGTTATTTCATTAACATTGACTCCAATGATGTGCTCACGAATGTTACATGAAAATGAGGGAGAGCAAAGTAATTTTTTTATGCGTTTTACTGAGCGAGTGCGATTACGTTATGCTAATGGCTTACATTGGGCACTATTTCATCCAAGATTCATGTTGGTTCTTATGTTTGCCACGATTATTTTAACTGTTTATTTATTTATTATTATACCCAAAGGTTTTTTCCCCCAACAAAATACAGACAGGATCGCAGGTACTTTGCGAGCAGATCAAGATATCTCCTTTCATGCAATGAGAAAAAAATTAAGTCAATTTGTTTCCAAAATAAAAGAAGACACTGCTGTAGCAAATGTTGCAGCATTTATAGGAAGTGGTCCAGGGAATAATACAACGAATACGGGCACTGTTTTTATCATGTTGAAACCACCAAAAGCTAATAGCCCTACAAGCGACCAGGTTGTCGGCCGTTTGCGAAAAGAACTGGCTTCAATTTCTGGTGCAACTTTATATATGCAGTCAGCCCAAGATTTAACTATTGGTGGTCGAGCTGCTGCAGCCCAATTTCAATACACGGTTTCTGCTGATAATTTGCAAGATCTTGCGATCTGGACTCCCCGTATCATGGAACAGTTATCAAAAATTCATGGGATTGTTGATTTGAATAATGATCAGCTTAATCATGGGTTACAAACCTTTGTGAACGTAAATCATGATACGGCATCACGTTTTGGCATTACGCCACAACAGGTTGACCAAGTGCTTTATCATGCTTTTGGACAAAGTCAGATTTCAGTGATGTATATGCCAATGAATCAATATTATGTGGTCATGAATGTCGCTCAAAAATATTGGCAATATCCTTCTGTTTTAGATGAAATCTATGTCAAATCCTCAGCGGGTTACGAGGTTCCTTTATCGGCGTTTGCTGAGTTTAAGTCAGGCTCTACTTTATTATCTGTAAACCATCAAGGTCTGGCTCCTGCGGCAACATTTTCATTTAATTTAGCTCCAGGGAGCTCTCTTGGTGGCGTAGTGAATAAAATTACTACCATGGTTAATAAATTAAATTTACCACCAACTATGCGAGGAGCATTTCAAGGTACTGCACAAGCATTTCAAGAGTCTTTTGCAAATGAAAAATTTTTGATTTTAACTGCTATCCTAGCAGTTTATATTGTGCTTGGAATGCTTTATGAAAGTTTAGTTCATCCAATAACAATTTTATCTACTTTGCCATCAGCTGGGGTTGGTGCATTATTGGCATTATTATTATTCAAGTCTGATCTGAGCATCATTGCACTTATTGGGATGATTCTTCTGATTGGAATTGTGAAAAAAAATGCCATTATGATGATTGATTTTGCTTTGGAAGCGGAGCGTTTGGAGAATAAATCCCCACGTGACGCAATCTATGAAGCGGCACTATTGCGTTTTCGTCCGATTATGATGACTACAATGGCTGCTATATTAGGTGCTATGCCTTTGATCATTGGGTTTGGGGTTGGCTCCGAATTACGTCGACCCTTAGGTATTGCGATTGTTGGGGGGTTAATTATGAGTCAATTATTAACGCTCTATACCACTCCAGTAATTTATTTAACAATGGACACTGCAGGCATTCGGGTTCGTCATTTTATGAAACGGCTTAAATTAAGAGGTGCCTATGGACACTCATAA